CGTCATCAATATCAAACCGACCGTGACCCCTACCATAACCTCGACCAACGAAAGACCATTCCACCGCCGGATGGTCCTTTGCTGAATCTTGAAGTGAGCCAAGGATGATGAGTGACATCGCCAGTGTAAGCCATGGCGTAGGGTTAAATCGAAACTGGATCGATGACTTTCCGGTTTCGATAGCGAAGCCGGGCGTCCGGCGACAGATGTTGGTTGTTCCCTGTGGTTTTCGCTTTCAAACGTAGACATAACCATCTCCTCTTTGCCGTAACGTAAATCGATTCCAAGGCGCAGTTAATCTTTATCGTTAATTGATTTTTAATATCAATAGGAGTTACGCAGTTGAAAAATAGTAAGTTATTCTGCGCGAAGCGGAGTCGCAAAATCCATCTACATAGCAGAATGACAGAAAAAAACTCAATCCTGTGTAGAGTTACAAATTCAACTGCATAACTCCTAATCAAATTGACTTTCTGGAAGCTGGTAAACCAGGCATTATTCCATTAGAGCAGCCTGGCTTTGAGCCGTGGGGTGATTTACAAATTAGTCACCATTGTGAACGGTGCCATGGTTAATGATCCATCGTGGCTAGTATTCCACTGAACGGTAATAGTAACGGTATTTCCATTGACCGTGACACTACCTGTGCCTTGCGGCAGGGTACACGCCAACATATTGCGCCACGCCGCGACATCCTGTTCGGCGATGGTTCCCGTTAAAGCAAGAGGATTATCGGCACTGGCATTGCAGGTCGGTAGTGGAGTCAACGTATTGTTGTAATTTCCATTGATGGCTGCCTGTTGATTCACTCTCATGCTATCGATAATGAAATA
This genomic window from Gammaproteobacteria bacterium contains:
- a CDS encoding type IV pilus assembly protein PilV — encoded protein: MKKQNGFTLLEVLIAMVVLSVGLLAMASLQIMAWRSNLGALLRSQATNLSYFIIDSMRVNQQAAINGNYNNTLTPLPTCNASADNPLALTGTIAEQDVAAWRNMLACTLPQGTGSVTVNGNTVTITVQWNTSHDGSLTMAPFTMVTNL